One window from the genome of Pseudanabaena yagii GIHE-NHR1 encodes:
- the infB gene encoding translation initiation factor IF-2, which translates to MSISNRVRLYELSRELDLDTKDVIAVCEQLNIVVKSHSSTITESEAELVRTKAPQHHPKTADPKAADKKAAATVKPKESEARAKQQILAVSKPTIRLNSPPVSANVGAIPPANPPAIAEPSSEPPAKTAVVNPPSPMPPASSLIKPPSRPLVSDSDLANSETTPVSKIELTSETALTPPENPQSSKELQPPLPKAELITPPVPPKSLDKSDKDKSSSTVVANSVKAPVEESTRVSPPKDQAPKEQQVRKDTPRGERPPAEKAERPLTPKQSLMSVSPPQVKLTNKPVAPERPKPPVAIAPKAIVAPKPPAAKPADDVRTTAKGHQGKEQVKNDHGKDYKGGNEAGSAPKQEAVKTNRPERPKLNRPVEQPAPAGGRPQSRVPKLVKDSVLIERGITAPTEPPHNLRPPMPTLMRAPEKPVIADKNAKKPEAAGGFAPVLPELLEKPTLPNKANKRKGKSKEEEEKDLLELKEKNRLNKPKRYLRDFDDDDDDASDLDSGADFAQISLSLARPTARPKTISVPAKPTMAADLKPTQKSKKSAPSRDRRNQQVEIVPEKPTSVEIEEGMTVAVLAKRLVLSETEVIRTLFMKGIMANINQTLDVGTAKMVATELGYEVHDPEIIELAVKTEMIELEDLDKLERRPPVVTIMGHVDHGKTTLLDAIRKSKVAQGEAGGITQHIGAYHVDVEHNGEKQQIVFLDTPGHEAFTAMRARGTKVTDIAVLVVAADDGVQPQTIEAISHARAAKVPIVVAINKVDKIEAQPDRIRQELTEYSLVAEEWGGDTIMVPVSAIRRENLDTLLEMILLVAEVEDLQANPNRTAKGTVIEAHLDKAKGPVATLLVQNGTLRVGDIFVAGAAFGKVRAMVDDRGARVGKASPSFAVEVLGLGDVPAAGDEFEVYLDEKQARAIADQRTMDQRQARLVQAMASRRVTLGTLSEKVKEGDLKELNIILKADVQGSLEAILGALAQLPQREVQLRILLSAPGEITENDISLAAASSAVVLGFNTTMAPGARQAADDLGVDFRDYNVIYKLLEDIQDAMEGLLDPEMVEEYLGQAEVRAIFTIGKGAVAGCYVQNGKLIRNCNVRVKRGNEIVHSGVLESLRRVKDDAKEVASGFECGISLGKFSAWKEGDVIEAYRMVTKRRTLATS; encoded by the coding sequence ATGAGTATAAGCAATCGAGTTCGACTATATGAACTCTCACGAGAGCTAGACCTTGACACTAAAGATGTGATCGCCGTGTGCGAACAATTAAATATAGTTGTCAAAAGTCATAGTAGTACAATTACCGAATCAGAGGCGGAATTGGTGCGTACCAAAGCCCCTCAACACCATCCCAAAACTGCCGATCCCAAAGCTGCGGACAAGAAAGCTGCTGCTACGGTAAAGCCGAAAGAGTCCGAAGCACGCGCTAAGCAACAAATTCTTGCTGTCAGCAAACCAACAATTCGGCTCAACTCTCCACCTGTCTCTGCTAATGTAGGAGCTATACCTCCTGCTAACCCACCTGCGATCGCTGAGCCTAGCTCAGAGCCTCCTGCCAAAACTGCTGTTGTTAACCCTCCCTCGCCCATGCCCCCTGCTTCATCGTTAATCAAGCCTCCTAGTCGTCCTCTTGTCTCAGACAGTGACCTAGCAAATTCCGAAACTACACCTGTATCAAAAATCGAATTGACATCAGAAACAGCATTGACCCCACCAGAGAATCCCCAATCTAGTAAAGAATTGCAGCCACCATTGCCAAAAGCAGAATTAATCACACCACCAGTTCCCCCTAAATCTTTAGACAAATCTGATAAAGACAAGTCTAGTTCAACTGTTGTGGCTAACTCCGTAAAAGCTCCTGTGGAAGAATCGACTCGTGTCAGTCCACCCAAAGATCAAGCTCCCAAAGAGCAACAAGTGCGTAAGGATACTCCAAGGGGAGAGCGTCCACCAGCAGAAAAAGCAGAACGACCACTCACACCTAAGCAGTCTTTGATGAGTGTTTCACCACCACAGGTAAAATTGACCAACAAGCCTGTGGCTCCAGAGCGTCCTAAACCACCTGTGGCGATCGCACCGAAGGCAATTGTTGCCCCGAAGCCACCCGCCGCTAAACCTGCTGATGATGTAAGAACAACTGCTAAAGGACATCAGGGGAAAGAGCAGGTCAAAAATGATCATGGCAAGGACTATAAGGGTGGGAATGAAGCAGGCTCAGCACCAAAACAAGAAGCTGTCAAAACTAATCGACCTGAAAGACCAAAACTGAATCGACCAGTTGAGCAACCTGCACCTGCTGGCGGTAGACCACAGAGTCGTGTACCGAAACTAGTGAAAGATTCGGTACTGATCGAACGGGGAATCACGGCTCCAACTGAACCACCGCACAATTTGCGTCCTCCGATGCCAACATTGATGCGTGCGCCTGAAAAGCCTGTTATTGCTGATAAGAACGCCAAGAAGCCTGAAGCTGCGGGAGGGTTTGCGCCTGTACTGCCTGAGCTTTTGGAAAAACCAACGCTACCGAACAAAGCTAATAAGCGCAAAGGTAAATCTAAGGAAGAAGAAGAAAAAGATTTACTCGAGCTGAAAGAAAAAAATCGTTTGAATAAGCCTAAGCGCTATTTACGCGATTTTGATGATGATGATGATGATGCATCGGATCTCGATAGTGGTGCGGACTTTGCTCAGATCAGTTTGTCCTTGGCACGCCCAACTGCCCGTCCTAAGACCATTAGTGTCCCAGCGAAGCCAACTATGGCAGCGGATCTCAAACCCACTCAAAAATCTAAAAAATCTGCACCAAGTCGCGATCGCCGCAACCAGCAAGTTGAAATCGTTCCCGAAAAGCCCACCTCCGTGGAAATCGAAGAGGGTATGACTGTGGCAGTATTGGCGAAGCGTCTAGTATTGTCTGAGACTGAGGTCATTCGCACCCTATTTATGAAGGGGATTATGGCGAATATCAACCAGACCCTTGATGTCGGTACTGCCAAAATGGTGGCGACTGAGTTGGGTTATGAGGTACATGATCCCGAAATTATCGAACTGGCGGTCAAGACTGAGATGATCGAGCTAGAGGATCTCGATAAGCTCGAACGCCGTCCACCTGTCGTCACCATCATGGGACACGTTGACCACGGGAAAACCACATTGCTGGATGCCATTCGTAAGAGTAAGGTTGCTCAAGGCGAAGCAGGTGGGATCACTCAGCATATTGGTGCTTACCACGTTGATGTTGAGCATAATGGCGAGAAACAACAGATTGTCTTCCTTGACACCCCCGGACACGAAGCATTTACTGCCATGCGTGCTAGAGGAACCAAAGTTACGGACATCGCCGTTCTTGTGGTTGCTGCCGATGATGGTGTCCAACCTCAAACCATCGAAGCGATTAGCCATGCCCGTGCGGCAAAAGTACCGATCGTGGTTGCTATTAACAAAGTTGACAAGATCGAGGCTCAGCCCGATCGCATTCGTCAAGAACTCACTGAGTACTCCCTCGTTGCTGAGGAATGGGGCGGCGATACGATTATGGTTCCCGTCAGTGCCATCCGTCGTGAGAACCTCGATACCTTGCTGGAAATGATCTTGCTAGTTGCTGAAGTCGAAGATCTCCAAGCTAACCCCAACCGTACAGCGAAGGGAACTGTTATTGAAGCTCACCTCGACAAGGCAAAAGGTCCCGTGGCAACATTGCTCGTTCAGAATGGTACGTTGCGCGTTGGTGATATCTTCGTTGCGGGTGCTGCCTTTGGTAAGGTACGGGCGATGGTTGACGATCGCGGCGCAAGAGTTGGTAAGGCTTCACCATCCTTTGCTGTGGAAGTCCTCGGTTTGGGTGATGTACCTGCGGCGGGTGATGAGTTTGAGGTCTATCTCGATGAAAAACAAGCCCGTGCGATCGCTGATCAACGCACGATGGATCAGCGTCAAGCTCGCTTGGTTCAGGCGATGGCTTCTCGTCGTGTCACCCTTGGTACTTTGTCCGAAAAGGTCAAAGAAGGCGATCTCAAGGAACTCAATATTATTCTCAAGGCAGACGTACAAGGTTCTCTCGAAGCAATTCTTGGCGCACTTGCCCAACTACCTCAGCGTGAAGTCCAGCTCCGTATCCTCCTCTCTGCTCCTGGTGAAATCACCGAAAATGACATCAGTTTGGCAGCAGCTAGCTCGGCGGTAGTATTAGGCTTTAATACCACAATGGCTCCTGGTGCAAGACAAGCGGCTGACGACCTCGGTGTTGACTTCCGTGACTACAACGTCATCTATAAGCTCTTGGAAGATATCCAAGATGCGATGGAAGGCTTGCTCGATCCTGAAATGGTTGAGGAATACCTCGGTCAAGCTGAAGTCCGCGCTATCTTTACGATTGGTAAGGGTGCTGTGGCTGGTTGTTATGTCCAAAATGGTAAGTTAATCCGTAACTGTAATGTCCGCGTTAAGCGTGGTAATGAGATCGTCCATTCTGGTGTATTGGAATCTCTCAGAAGGGTTAAGGATGATGCTAAGGAGGTTGCCTCTGGGTTTGAGTGCGGTATATCTCTTGGTAAGTTCTCTGCATGGAAAGAGGGCGATGTCATCGAGGCATATCGTATGGTCACGAAGCGTCGTACACTAGCTACTTCTTAA
- a CDS encoding clan AA aspartic protease → MIHGVVNQSCEATIPLVIINEKKQTKLIDAVIDTGYTGYLSLPSEIIEALDLPWTGVDRGTLGDGSEVTFEVYAATIIWDGQYRTIPVNEAETDPLVGMGLIYGYDLRIRAVEGGKVTIELPE, encoded by the coding sequence ATGATTCACGGTGTAGTTAATCAAAGCTGTGAAGCAACAATTCCACTAGTCATCATCAACGAAAAGAAACAGACCAAACTGATTGATGCCGTTATTGACACAGGCTATACAGGTTACTTAAGCTTACCAAGTGAAATTATTGAAGCTTTAGACTTACCTTGGACAGGGGTTGATCGGGGGACTTTAGGTGATGGCAGTGAAGTAACCTTTGAGGTTTATGCAGCAACAATCATTTGGGATGGTCAATACCGAACTATTCCAGTCAATGAAGCGGAAACAGATCCCTTAGTTGGGATGGGCTTAATTTATGGCTATGACTTACGAATTCGTGCTGTAGAAGGCGGTAAAGTAACAATTGAATTGCCAGAATAA
- a CDS encoding ATP-dependent nuclease, translating to MLILKVQVLNYKSFRDSGWMEFRTGINIITGQNSAGKTALLEALTLEFNDTPHKSLSTLPTKSSLLKPESQVHFSLHLKDIEFEEIAVQLPVPYIIPNSIGGEGKAISPFQAWLVNPKQQTLSTSVSGQLNFFCNGNNDKPSFDLYETEPIVNGGCSHSQIIPDPTQAGDWTIGAYYSLLTLSQNSFTAFLKISQKRIYRFLAERLNVGSCSRSYNSELLTNASNLPEVLGILQGNNPELFKIFNHYVSIIFPQIKQISISQGIAIEIKVWHIAPSTMRDDLSFPLSACGTGIGQVLSILFVVLTANHPRIIIIDEPQSFLHPGAAKKLIEILKELGKDERFQEHQYIISTHSPTIIAAAEPATITMLKYTDDCETKVFTMDSKDTRELRYLLDEVGVRLSDVFGMDKILWVEGPTEEKCYPQIITKILNKSMRGIQILGVKNTGDLEGRRAHIIFDVYDKLSGSHNLFPPAIGFIFDREKRTEQEMEDLRKRSSNPVKFLPRRMYENYLLDSDAIASVVNELDEGQEKIITVSDVDAILEECKKANCKKDSPDGSLIDGANTLKDIFLKLTESRVEFSKTRDSVKLTEWLIANKPESLKEISDILAKLFTET from the coding sequence ATGCTCATTTTAAAAGTTCAAGTTTTAAACTATAAATCTTTTCGTGATTCTGGATGGATGGAGTTTAGAACAGGAATAAACATTATCACGGGGCAAAACAGTGCAGGTAAAACAGCTTTGCTTGAAGCTTTGACGCTTGAATTTAACGATACTCCTCATAAAAGTCTTAGTACACTACCAACAAAATCGTCATTACTAAAACCAGAATCACAGGTACATTTTAGTTTGCATCTTAAAGATATAGAGTTTGAAGAAATTGCAGTACAACTTCCAGTTCCATATATTATTCCTAATTCTATAGGCGGTGAAGGTAAAGCAATATCACCATTTCAAGCATGGTTAGTTAATCCAAAACAGCAAACTTTGAGCACATCTGTATCTGGTCAGTTAAATTTCTTTTGCAATGGCAATAATGACAAGCCAAGTTTTGATTTATATGAAACAGAACCCATAGTTAATGGTGGATGCTCACATTCTCAGATAATTCCTGATCCAACTCAGGCTGGAGATTGGACTATAGGTGCATATTATTCATTACTTACGTTATCACAGAACTCTTTCACAGCTTTTTTAAAGATTTCTCAAAAGAGAATATACAGATTTCTTGCAGAACGTCTAAATGTTGGTAGCTGTAGTAGGTCATATAATTCTGAGCTTTTAACTAATGCTTCAAATCTGCCAGAAGTACTTGGTATATTGCAAGGTAATAACCCAGAATTATTTAAGATTTTCAACCATTATGTATCAATAATATTTCCTCAGATCAAACAAATTTCAATTTCACAAGGAATAGCTATTGAAATTAAGGTGTGGCACATTGCTCCATCAACAATGAGAGATGATTTATCTTTTCCATTATCTGCTTGTGGTACTGGCATTGGACAAGTTTTATCAATTTTATTTGTTGTGCTTACAGCAAATCATCCAAGAATAATTATCATTGACGAACCCCAATCTTTCTTACATCCTGGGGCAGCAAAGAAACTTATAGAAATCCTCAAAGAATTAGGTAAAGATGAAAGATTTCAAGAACATCAGTATATTATTTCTACACATTCACCAACTATAATTGCTGCTGCCGAACCAGCGACTATTACAATGCTCAAATATACTGATGATTGTGAAACAAAGGTATTTACAATGGATTCAAAGGATACAAGAGAATTGAGATATCTTTTGGATGAAGTAGGAGTTAGACTTTCTGATGTATTTGGCATGGATAAAATACTTTGGGTTGAAGGACCAACAGAAGAAAAATGTTATCCACAAATTATTACAAAGATCCTCAATAAATCCATGAGAGGGATTCAAATTCTTGGTGTTAAAAATACTGGCGATCTAGAAGGTAGACGCGCACATATCATTTTTGACGTTTACGATAAATTAAGTGGCAGTCACAATCTATTTCCACCAGCGATAGGGTTTATATTTGATAGAGAAAAACGTACTGAACAAGAAATGGAAGATTTGCGAAAGCGAAGTTCAAATCCAGTTAAATTTTTACCTCGCCGTATGTATGAAAACTATTTGCTAGATTCTGACGCTATAGCAAGTGTTGTTAATGAATTAGATGAAGGTCAAGAGAAAATAATTACAGTTTCAGATGTTGATGCAATTCTAGAAGAATGTAAAAAAGCTAACTGCAAAAAAGACTCACCAGATGGCAGTTTAATTGATGGTGCAAATACGCTAAAAGACATATTTTTAAAGTTAACAGAAAGTAGAGTAGAGTTTTCAAAAACTAGAGATTCCGTAAAACTGACGGAATGGCTAATTGCAAATAAGCCTGAATCTTTAAAAGAAATCTCAGATATTTTAGCTAAACTATTCACAGAGACTTAA
- a CDS encoding HNH endonuclease, which yields MVSSQARKFVQERARSLCEYCHSPEYLNSDRFTMEHLLPQSLGGTDDVDNLALACSRCNGRRYNFMTGIDPETEMEVTLFNPRQQNWSEHYVWSVDRLQIVGKTAVGRATCHRLDLNDDHHNDKFIIRARALWPRGGWHPPDGDPCL from the coding sequence ATGGTGTCCTCTCAAGCCAGAAAATTTGTCCAAGAACGCGCCCGAAGTCTCTGTGAATACTGCCATTCGCCAGAATATCTAAATAGCGATCGCTTTACAATGGAGCATCTTCTGCCGCAATCTTTAGGGGGTACGGATGATGTGGACAATCTTGCACTTGCTTGTTCACGATGTAATGGTCGCCGCTACAATTTTATGACGGGTATCGATCCTGAGACGGAAATGGAAGTAACTCTTTTTAACCCACGTCAACAGAACTGGTCAGAGCATTATGTTTGGTCGGTTGATAGATTACAGATTGTTGGTAAAACCGCAGTTGGTCGCGCTACTTGCCACAGACTGGATCTCAATGACGATCACCACAATGACAAATTTATCATTCGAGCGAGAGCGTTATGGCCTAGAGGTGGTTGGCATCCTCCCGATGGTGATCCTTGTTTGTAA
- a CDS encoding type II toxin-antitoxin system Phd/YefM family antitoxin, with protein MTITVTIPESSQQFSQLMGQVLLGKEIIICENGIAIATITPTKKKRQPRVSGQDKGKIFIAPDFNAPLPDEILADFLG; from the coding sequence ATGACTATCACCGTCACCATTCCCGAATCCAGTCAACAATTTTCTCAACTAATGGGACAAGTCCTGCTTGGCAAAGAAATCATCATCTGTGAAAACGGTATAGCAATAGCCACAATCACACCTACCAAGAAGAAACGTCAACCTCGCGTATCAGGACAAGACAAAGGCAAAATTTTTATTGCCCCCGACTTTAATGCTCCATTACCCGATGAAATTCTTGCTGATTTTCTAGGCTAA